The following proteins are co-located in the Polystyrenella longa genome:
- a CDS encoding DUF1559 domain-containing protein: MDDRSFRQRLQICWLKCDNASISRTRCRRAFTVLELITVIAIVTVLLALLLPSLGSARESARRIQCQNQLRQLGTALQGYHELNRSLPPGFQWEETEQSAYGWSVPLLSFMELRAVYEQIHSDRLLSDPQNVNARFCSVATFLCPSDITNKTFMLYEEDEESTSESPTPLFELPTTNYLGVFGTIEADDGYPVPKGDGAFLDTKAVRFVEFRRGLSNTIIIGERTMATVPSTWLGVDARGEDAVCRLVGSAMTSPNCVDCDECEFTSRHPGGVNFLWGDGHVEMVSENIDQALYRSLSKRQDDTYSSIHASTLED; the protein is encoded by the coding sequence ATGGATGATCGATCCTTCAGACAACGCTTGCAGATCTGCTGGTTAAAGTGCGACAACGCTTCAATAAGCAGGACGCGTTGTCGGCGTGCTTTTACCGTTTTGGAACTGATCACGGTCATCGCCATTGTGACTGTGCTTCTTGCGCTTCTATTACCTTCTCTCGGTTCCGCCAGAGAATCAGCACGGCGGATCCAATGCCAAAACCAGTTGCGACAACTGGGAACAGCCTTGCAGGGGTATCATGAACTCAACCGCAGTCTTCCCCCCGGATTTCAATGGGAAGAAACGGAGCAGTCGGCATATGGCTGGTCGGTACCGCTGTTAAGTTTCATGGAGCTGCGTGCCGTTTATGAACAAATTCATTCAGATCGTCTTTTATCAGATCCTCAGAATGTCAACGCTCGGTTCTGCTCAGTCGCTACCTTCCTCTGTCCGTCTGATATTACAAACAAGACTTTCATGTTGTATGAGGAAGATGAGGAGAGCACATCCGAATCGCCGACTCCGTTGTTTGAATTGCCCACGACGAATTATCTAGGCGTTTTTGGAACGATCGAGGCTGATGACGGTTACCCCGTACCCAAAGGGGATGGAGCATTCCTGGACACCAAAGCTGTCCGATTCGTCGAGTTCAGACGTGGCTTGAGTAATACCATCATTATTGGAGAACGCACGATGGCGACTGTTCCTTCCACGTGGCTAGGGGTGGATGCACGAGGAGAGGATGCGGTCTGTCGACTGGTTGGGAGCGCGATGACCTCCCCTAATTGCGTCGATTGTGATGAATGTGAATTCACGAGTCGCCATCCCGGGGGAGTCAATTTTCTCTGGGGCGATGGACACGTCGAGATGGTTTCAGAAAACATTGATCAGGCTCTTTACAGATCGCTGTCAAAACGGCAGGACGACACGTACTCAAGCATTCACGCATCTACTCTCGAAGATTAA
- a CDS encoding protein-tyrosine phosphatase family protein — protein MPTSLTDAPPNLLNSVPSQIWTVRILTRILLLILIVAALTLFWRKQFYYQYFPKRWAEVYQGELYRSGQLSNSLVTRVLKENRIDVVVDLTSWEPGNVDQQAELNACHQLQIEHHRFPLKGDGTGDLDIYAAAVHCIDNAIEHHQRVLVHCAAGLQRTGGVLAMYKLHVRGESTRNVFNALQQFGFWNESVNVKLIPFLNQNRRELAERLRGTGSMTLNPADIPLLDEQNSPSKAIE, from the coding sequence ATGCCGACTTCTCTTACCGATGCCCCACCCAATTTATTGAATTCAGTTCCAAGTCAGATCTGGACTGTACGAATTCTAACTCGAATTCTTTTGCTCATCTTAATAGTGGCTGCACTCACACTATTCTGGCGAAAACAATTTTATTACCAGTACTTCCCCAAACGGTGGGCTGAAGTTTACCAGGGGGAGCTCTATCGCAGTGGTCAACTTTCAAATTCGCTGGTTACACGCGTACTCAAAGAGAACCGTATTGATGTCGTCGTTGATCTCACAAGCTGGGAGCCGGGAAATGTGGATCAACAGGCCGAACTGAATGCCTGTCACCAGTTGCAGATCGAACACCATCGATTCCCGTTGAAGGGCGATGGCACAGGTGATCTCGACATATACGCTGCGGCGGTTCATTGCATCGACAATGCCATTGAACATCACCAGCGTGTTCTCGTTCACTGTGCCGCTGGCCTTCAGCGTACGGGCGGCGTGCTCGCCATGTACAAACTGCATGTACGTGGCGAAAGCACCAGGAACGTCTTCAATGCACTGCAGCAATTTGGATTCTGGAACGAGTCGGTGAACGTCAAGCTGATTCCTTTTCTGAATCAAAACCGGCGAGAACTGGCCGAGAGATTACGGGGCACGGGATCAATGACTTTGAACCCCGCGGACATCCCCCTATTGGACGAGCAGAACAGTCCCTCAAAGGCCATCGAATGA
- a CDS encoding M56 family metallopeptidase — translation MLNSLHFLETAITLSVQITFVVGLTWGLNQLIREERKRCRLWTCSYALILLLVGLAVAAPHPRLFHPWKSFSTESLVTLAEFEQKSGQALLLIWLIGFVATLMLMAFRFCLIHRFLKRCQKLEQHSKAGKELYQVLLDSQDNFNRLFMKNRPIQVLVSSEVTTPFCWQFHSPYVVLPEYLIGFEPTSIEYIVRHELEHLQTGHPLQLFLQRLVEALFWFHPLVWWATRKSDLHREFACDEAAIQTKQEIVEYLRTLLTIVEYTTSHKDNLPSSLNFSRGRQAIARRAERLVMLASANGESIRAQLPCHIAMICLVSFSLLISWFWLPLNVLASTRSNWSPWPKWSASVLHDLGVPARDFEIFSQRTELDEMKEHLSQQRKTRE, via the coding sequence GTGTTGAACTCATTGCATTTTCTGGAAACAGCGATCACCCTTTCCGTTCAGATTACGTTTGTCGTCGGTCTAACCTGGGGGTTGAATCAACTTATTCGTGAAGAGCGTAAGCGATGCCGTCTCTGGACGTGCTCTTATGCATTGATTCTACTGCTGGTTGGCCTGGCAGTGGCGGCACCTCACCCTCGGCTGTTCCATCCCTGGAAATCATTCAGCACAGAAAGTTTGGTTACACTCGCTGAGTTTGAACAAAAGAGTGGACAGGCTCTGTTACTGATTTGGTTGATCGGGTTCGTCGCTACATTAATGTTGATGGCGTTTCGGTTCTGCTTAATTCATCGATTCCTTAAAAGATGTCAGAAACTCGAACAGCATTCAAAGGCAGGCAAAGAACTTTACCAGGTTCTGTTAGACAGTCAGGATAATTTCAACCGGTTATTTATGAAGAATCGTCCGATTCAGGTGCTGGTGAGTTCGGAAGTCACGACACCATTTTGCTGGCAATTCCACTCTCCTTATGTCGTCTTACCCGAATACTTGATTGGCTTTGAACCGACCAGTATCGAATACATAGTTCGACACGAACTTGAGCACCTGCAAACTGGCCATCCGCTGCAATTGTTTCTGCAACGACTGGTAGAAGCGTTGTTCTGGTTCCACCCACTTGTCTGGTGGGCTACCCGAAAATCAGACCTCCATCGAGAGTTTGCCTGTGATGAAGCAGCCATTCAAACAAAGCAGGAGATTGTCGAATATCTGCGTACTCTGTTGACTATTGTAGAGTACACGACCAGCCATAAGGACAATCTGCCATCGTCGCTTAACTTCAGCCGTGGAAGACAGGCAATCGCCCGTCGCGCCGAACGGCTTGTAATGCTTGCGTCTGCCAACGGCGAATCGATACGAGCTCAATTGCCATGTCACATTGCGATGATCTGCCTCGTTTCGTTTAGCCTGTTGATCTCCTGGTTCTGGTTGCCCCTCAACGTGCTGGCTTCTACACGTTCCAACTGGTCCCCCTGGCCCAAATGGTCGGCAAGCGTTCTCCATGATCTGGGCGTCCCCGCCCGCGACTTTGAAATCTTCAGCCAACGTACAGAACTGGATGAAATGAAAGAACACCTTTCGCAGCAACGCAAAACACGGGAGTAG
- a CDS encoding BlaI/MecI/CopY family transcriptional regulator produces MSQLQLTKCELEVMDVVWALGKATVQNVVDKLERPLAYTTVMTTLKILDETRGVLRKEMCGRAYVYEAAVSREEVSRSMAGDLTNRLFGGSVKSLMLSLMDPKTISPDEIRELKEAISQLEEQC; encoded by the coding sequence ATGTCTCAGTTACAACTGACTAAATGCGAACTCGAAGTGATGGATGTCGTGTGGGCACTCGGCAAAGCGACTGTTCAGAATGTGGTCGATAAACTCGAACGCCCCCTTGCATACACCACGGTAATGACGACGCTGAAAATCCTGGATGAGACTCGTGGTGTATTGCGAAAGGAAATGTGTGGACGCGCTTATGTATACGAGGCCGCTGTCAGCCGAGAAGAAGTGAGTCGCTCCATGGCGGGCGATTTGACCAACCGGCTCTTCGGAGGTTCAGTGAAATCCCTCATGCTGAGCCTGATGGATCCGAAAACCATATCACCCGATGAAATCAGAGAACTGAAAGAAGCAATTTCGCAACTGGAGGAGCAGTGTTGA
- a CDS encoding flotillin-like FloA family protein → MIVAAAGVIGVLLLLARYLSLWLQAYVTGTGIKLLTLFLMSLRKVNPEVIVRSKVMAVQAGLTTISTNAIEAQYLAGGDVPRIMLALISAQRANIALDWDTAAAIDLAGRDILEAVQISVNPKVINCPIQESEGLSTLDGFAKDGIQLKVRALVTVRTNLLQLVGGATEATVIARVGQGIISAIGACGSYREILADPGIISRQVLAQGLDSQTSFEIVSIDIADIDIGDNIGARLQLDQANADIRIALAFSEKRRAMAVARQQEMVALTKEHEAQLVLEESKIPSAVAFAFRDNPLRSSRVRGKEKRSYTNQSRI, encoded by the coding sequence ATGATAGTAGCAGCAGCGGGAGTCATTGGAGTTTTGCTCTTATTGGCCCGATACCTGTCCCTCTGGTTGCAGGCTTACGTTACAGGCACTGGCATAAAGCTGTTGACTTTATTTTTAATGTCGCTCAGAAAAGTCAATCCGGAAGTGATCGTACGATCTAAAGTGATGGCAGTTCAGGCGGGACTCACTACGATCTCCACCAACGCCATTGAAGCTCAGTATCTGGCTGGGGGAGATGTACCCCGTATTATGCTTGCATTGATCTCCGCTCAACGAGCCAATATTGCCCTCGACTGGGACACCGCCGCAGCCATTGATCTAGCGGGACGCGACATTCTGGAAGCGGTCCAGATCAGTGTGAATCCCAAAGTCATTAACTGTCCAATTCAGGAATCTGAAGGGCTCAGCACGCTTGATGGATTTGCCAAAGATGGGATTCAACTGAAGGTCCGGGCGCTGGTGACTGTCCGGACCAACCTCTTACAACTAGTGGGAGGAGCGACCGAAGCAACTGTAATTGCACGAGTAGGCCAGGGAATCATTTCGGCAATAGGAGCCTGTGGAAGCTATCGGGAGATACTGGCTGACCCTGGAATCATTTCAAGGCAAGTTCTTGCGCAGGGACTGGACTCACAGACCTCCTTTGAAATTGTCTCCATCGACATAGCCGACATCGATATCGGGGACAACATCGGTGCCAGGTTGCAACTGGACCAGGCCAATGCCGATATTCGCATCGCCCTCGCCTTTTCTGAGAAACGGCGTGCCATGGCAGTGGCGCGACAACAGGAAATGGTTGCTCTAACGAAAGAACATGAGGCGCAACTCGTTCTTGAAGAATCGAAGATTCCGTCAGCAGTCGCATTTGCGTTTCGGGATAATCCATTGCGATCTTCTCGAGTTCGAGGGAAGGAAAAGCGGAGCTATACGAATCAAAGCCGAATCTGA
- a CDS encoding LTA synthase family protein: MSSLTSPSIETPHSISTSESGGNVAIDLRPQSSASRLSNSLYVIYMRFAAYSGRYQITFVMLGVMLAYLTSLRLTLLLTMAEPGSLSLSEFAHVFVTGVRFDLLAVLCFALPQIIQFSLWPESRLNSMLSRFFIETEWLIAFLFLPFLCVAEFLFFDEFQSRLNYIAFEYLVYPTEVCCNIWESYPLIDLLIAIGLVGILPWLVARRHFNRMLTMPLPTQRRLGFLGCCLTAITVLWFTTDSTSAQYTKNRITNECSWNGMYSFVYYAWTCHFEYDQNYISLDEKEAETRLRQIAVRPEDELSKFSTNPIDRLVHTGKPQQDYNVVLILEESFGANFVGVLGDDRGLTPNFDELSKSGILFDNFYATGNRTSRALEAVHTSMPPIPTESILKRDHSERVFTLANVLEERGYERLFMTAGRGLFDGVRSFMTSNGYNEFREQSDFEDPVFSNAWGVSDEDLFRKSLGELDHLHDSGKPFLATLLTVSNHRPYTYPEGRIPENAQSRENAVKYADWALGYFFREARQHDFFKNTIFVVMGDHGARVYGSQSFPMSSYQVPVLMIHPDVTHAETRCHTLGCSLDIPSTVMGQLGGVYQSVFLGQDVLNIPAEEGRALMQHNHDVALLDAQNRMLVLGYGKQATQFQYEPDSHDLNQQSKMSPEMLANTAACFQSGYQLYYEDRWYPDVKD, from the coding sequence ATGTCGAGTTTAACATCTCCCTCTATTGAGACTCCCCATTCCATTTCAACTTCTGAATCCGGCGGGAACGTCGCAATTGATTTAAGACCGCAGTCATCGGCTTCACGTCTAAGTAACAGCTTGTATGTCATCTACATGCGCTTCGCAGCATATTCAGGTCGATACCAAATCACGTTCGTCATGCTGGGCGTCATGCTCGCGTACTTGACGTCATTACGACTGACACTATTGCTGACGATGGCGGAACCTGGAAGCCTGTCTCTGAGCGAATTTGCACATGTATTTGTTACCGGAGTTCGCTTTGATCTCCTCGCCGTTCTCTGTTTTGCACTTCCGCAAATTATCCAGTTCAGTCTCTGGCCAGAAAGTCGACTGAACAGCATGTTAAGCCGCTTCTTCATCGAGACAGAATGGTTGATTGCTTTTCTCTTTCTACCTTTCCTGTGCGTGGCTGAGTTTCTGTTCTTTGATGAGTTTCAATCGCGTTTGAATTACATCGCATTCGAATATCTGGTTTATCCCACCGAAGTATGTTGCAACATCTGGGAGTCCTATCCACTTATTGATCTGTTGATTGCGATTGGTCTCGTCGGCATTCTTCCCTGGCTGGTTGCCCGTCGTCACTTTAATCGGATGTTGACCATGCCGTTGCCAACTCAACGACGACTCGGGTTTCTAGGCTGCTGTTTGACAGCGATCACGGTGCTCTGGTTCACCACGGATTCCACTAGTGCCCAATACACGAAAAACCGGATCACAAATGAGTGCAGCTGGAATGGGATGTACAGTTTCGTCTACTACGCGTGGACTTGTCATTTCGAATACGACCAGAACTATATCTCGCTTGACGAGAAAGAAGCGGAGACACGTCTACGGCAAATTGCCGTTCGTCCAGAGGATGAGCTATCAAAGTTCTCAACGAATCCCATTGATCGATTAGTGCATACTGGCAAACCACAGCAGGACTACAACGTAGTTCTCATTCTCGAAGAGAGTTTCGGTGCGAATTTCGTCGGAGTCCTGGGAGATGACCGAGGACTGACCCCGAATTTCGATGAGCTATCGAAGTCTGGGATTCTCTTCGACAATTTCTACGCGACAGGTAACCGAACATCGCGGGCTCTGGAGGCCGTGCACACCTCGATGCCTCCGATTCCGACGGAATCTATTCTGAAAAGAGACCACTCCGAGCGAGTATTCACCCTTGCGAATGTTCTGGAAGAACGTGGATATGAGAGATTATTCATGACCGCTGGTCGAGGGCTGTTCGACGGTGTTCGCTCTTTTATGACGTCTAATGGATACAACGAGTTCCGGGAACAGTCGGACTTCGAGGACCCTGTTTTTTCCAATGCATGGGGAGTCAGTGATGAAGATTTGTTTCGCAAGTCGCTCGGGGAACTTGATCATCTGCATGACTCAGGAAAACCGTTTCTCGCAACGCTACTCACGGTTTCTAATCATCGACCTTATACCTATCCGGAAGGACGCATCCCGGAAAACGCACAATCACGCGAAAACGCAGTGAAATATGCGGACTGGGCTCTGGGATACTTCTTCCGAGAAGCCAGGCAACATGATTTCTTCAAAAACACGATCTTCGTCGTGATGGGAGATCACGGTGCCCGCGTTTATGGCAGCCAGTCATTTCCCATGAGTTCCTACCAGGTACCCGTATTGATGATTCACCCTGATGTTACGCATGCGGAAACACGCTGTCACACTCTGGGTTGCTCACTCGACATCCCGTCGACGGTGATGGGACAACTGGGGGGCGTGTATCAGTCCGTGTTTCTTGGACAGGATGTTCTGAATATACCTGCTGAGGAAGGAAGGGCCCTGATGCAGCATAACCACGACGTAGCGTTACTGGACGCACAAAACCGGATGCTCGTACTCGGGTATGGAAAGCAAGCGACTCAGTTTCAATATGAGCCCGATTCTCATGACTTGAATCAGCAGTCAAAAATGAGTCCCGAAATGTTGGCCAATACCGCGGCCTGTTTTCAGTCAGGCTATCAGCTTTACTACGAAGACCGCTGGTACCCCGATGTTAAAGATTAA